In a genomic window of Nothobranchius furzeri strain GRZ-AD chromosome 14, NfurGRZ-RIMD1, whole genome shotgun sequence:
- the rpl31 gene encoding large ribosomal subunit protein eL31 has product MAPTKKGEKKKGRSAINEVVTREYTINIHKRIHGVGFKKRAPRAIKAIRKFAMKEMGTPDVRIDTRLNKAVWTKGIRNVPYRMRVRLSRKRNEDEDSPNKLYTLVTYVPVTTCKGLQTVNVDEN; this is encoded by the exons ATGGCCCCAACCAAGAAAGGAGAGAAAAAGAAGGGGCGTTCAGCCATCAACGAAGTGGTGACTAGAGAGTACACCATCAATATCCACAAGCGCATCCATGGAGT GGGTTTCAAGAAAAGGGCTCCTCGTGCCATCAAGGCGATCCGCAAGTTTGCCATGAAGGAGATGGGGACTCCTGATGTTCGCATCGACACTCGTCTCAACAAGGCAGTGTGGACCAAGGGTATCAG GAACGTGCCGTACAGGATGCGTGTCCGATTGTCCAGGAAACGTAACGAGGACGAGGATTCCCCCAACAAACTGTACACCCTGGTCACATACGTCCCCGTCACCACGTGCAAAG GTCTGCAGACCGTCAATGTTGATGAAAACTAA